Within Paenibacillus albicereus, the genomic segment GAGCCCGGACGGGAGCCGCCGATGCGGCTCCAAGCGGCAAACCGGCCCGAGCCGGCGATGACGGCGGCGTTCAGCATCGCCGAAAGCTGCTCGCGGCGGCTGGCCGCGCGATGCCACGGCTGCACGGTAACGACGGCTCCGGGAGAGCAGACGGCCGAGAGCGCCTCGAGAAAGTCCGGTGCCGGACGCGCATCCGCATCCAGAAAGACGATACGGCTCCCCTCCGCGGCCGCGGCCCCGCGGCTGCACGCCCAGTTCTTGCCCCGCCAGCCCGCAGGCAGGTCGCCGGCCGGGACGGTCCGCACGCCGGCATGCGCCGCCGCGACTGCGGCCGTGCCGTCCTCCGAGCCGTCGTCAACGACGACGATGTCCGCATGCACCGTCTGGCGGAGCAGCAGCGGCAGCAGCAGGCGGAGATTGCCCGCCTCGTCGCGCGCCGGGACGATGACGCTCCAGCGCGGGGATCGCGCCGGCTCCTTGTCCGCTGACGAGCCAGCCCGGCGAAAAGATTCCGCCGCCCCCGCGCGGCCGTGAAGGCGGCCGTGCGCGCGGGCCGGCGCGCCCCCTAGCGCGGCCGCAATCAGGCGCTTCTCCGCCGTCAGCAGCCTGCCCAGCGCCAGCGAACCGGCCGTGATCCACCATCCTGCATCCATGCTGATTCCTCCTCGTCAGGATGCTGCGATTTTTTTTGAAATCCCCGCGTATTCGCGGAGGGGAATGCGTTCACAATGGGTAAAAGAGGAAATCGGGAGATTGGCCCGGTCCCAACTAGTATGGACGATCCATGGCGACTCAAAACCGAATGGACTAGAGGAGGAACTAGAGTTGAGCAAATCGATCATCGTTGTCGGAGGCGGTCTCGCCGGCCTGTCGGCTGCGATCCGCCTGAGCGCGGACGGACACAAGGTCACCGTGCTCGAAAAGAACGAACGGGCCGGAGGCAAGCTGAATCTCCGCTCCGGCAAAGGGTACCGGTTCGACACCGGGCCGTCGATCCTGACGATGCCCTGGACGCTGGAGCAGCTGTTCCGCTCCGCCGGGCGCGACCTGCATGACTATGTCAAGCTGAAGCGCGTCGAGCCGCAGTGGCGCGGCCTGTACGAGGACGGAGCGACGCTCGACCTCGTCGGCGACCTGCCGCAGATGCTGGAGGCGATCGGCGAGCTGTCGCCGGAAGACCGCGAGCGCTTCCTGGGCTACCTGGACTACAGCCGCAAGCAGTACGACCTGAGCATGAAGAGCTTCTACAGCCGCTCGCTGTCCGGGCTGACCGACCTGCGCCAGCAGCATACGCTCAAGGAGCTGCTGGCGATGGATCCGATGAAGACGGTCGCGCAGCTCACCGGCCAGCATCTGAAGCATCCGCATCTGCGCCAGATCTTCCATTTCTTCACGATGTACGTCGGCTCCTCCCCGTATGCCGCTCCGGCCGTGCTGACGCAGCTCGCCTACGTGCAGATGGGGCTCGGCATCTACTTCGTCGAGGGGGGCATGTACGAGATCGCCCGCGCCGAGCTGCGGCTGCTGGAGGAGCTGGGAGCGGAAGTGCGGACGGGCGCCGAGGTGGCGGACATCCTCGAGGCCGGCGGACGCGCCGTCGGCGTGCGCCTCTCCGGCGGCGAGGAGCTGCGGGCCGATGCCGTCGTCTGCAACCTGGAGGCGATCCCGGCCCACCGCTCGCTGCTGCGGGACGTGCCGGGCGCCGAGCGCCAGGCGGAAAAGCTCGCCAAGTACGAGCCTGCCGTATCCGGCCACGTGCTGCTGCTCGGCGTGAACCGGAGCTACGAGGCGTTCAAGCATCACAACTTCTTCTTCTCCCGCGATCCGGAGCGTGAGTTCCACGACATGTTCGTCGACAAGATTCCGACCGACGATCCGACCGTCTACGTCGGCATCTCGTCCAAGACCGACCCGACCCAAGCGCCGGACGGCTGCGAGAACTGGTTCGTGCTGACGCATGTGCCGCCGCTGAAGGAAGGCGAGAGCTGGGAAGCCCATCGCGCCCGCTATCGGGAGCTCGTGCTGGATAAGCTGGAGCGGATGGGCGCCGAAGGGCTTCGCGCTCATATCGAGTACGAGGAGCAGTTCATCCCGGACGACCTGCAAGCGCTGTACGGCGCGAACGGCGGCTCGATCTACGGCGTCGTCACCGACCGCAAGCTGAACGGCGGCTTCAAGATTCCGAGCCGCAGCCCGCTGCTCGGCGGCCTTTACTTCGTCGGCGGCTCCACGCATCCCGGCGGCGGCGTGCCGATGGTGACGCTGAGCGGCCAGCTGACGGCGGATCTGATCCGCGAGGACCTGTCCGCTTCGGAAGCGATATAGCCTCTCCCGACGCCATGCCAAAAAGAGGCTCTCCCGCCTGGAAGCGGGAGAGCCTCTTTTTTTGGGACTGCGCGGCGCCGGCGCTGCGGCTCCGCGGACCATGCCGCAGCCGCAGCGTCCTACATCCGCCGCCGACGGCCGGTCCGGCTCCAGCGGGGCTTATCCTCCAGCAGCGCCAGCGACCAGCGCGCGCCGACGAGGAACAGCGCCATTCCGACGGAATAGATGCCGAACGGTCCAAAAAAGAACAATCCATACACCATCAATAGCACGGCAACTCGTCCCAATAAGGCCAGCATGCTGAAGTTGACTCCATTTCTACCTATCATCATCGCGATCAATAGGAATATATTACCACATAGAGTCGGAATAAACGAGGAAAAGATGTTTGAAATTACCATATCAACTACCATCATCCCCACCAAGTCCATGGAAGGGATGACGAGCAAGCGTCAGCCGCGCGCGGCGCTGCGGCTGTCGACCAGCTGGCGAAGCTCCTGCACGAGCCGCCCAAGCTGCTCGTAGCCGTCCGCGATGCCGGAGATGCGCGCATGCTGGTCCGACATGCTGGCGTCCACCTCCTGCATCGATGCCTGATTCTGCTCGGTCGCCGATACGACGGCGGTCGTCTCGTCGGCGATGCGGCCATAGTCGTCCTTGAGCCGCGAAGAGGCGTCCACCGCAGTCGCCGCATGGCCGCGCACCTGCTCGCAGTTGGCGAGGATGCGCACGATAGAGGCGCCGACCTCGGCCGTGTGGGCCGAGCTGACGGCGACCGCGCCGCGGCCGCTCGATACGGCCGTCGCGATGCTGTGGACGCGCTCGCCGATGCGGCCGAGTATCGCGGCGATGTCGCCGGCCGCTTCCCCGGAGCTGTCCGCGAGCTTGCCGACCGCATCGGCGACGACGGAGAAGCCCCGTCCCTGCTCGCCGGCCCTGGCCGCCTCGATGGAGGCGTTGAGCGCCAGCAGGCGCGTCTGGGAGGCGATGTCGCCGATGCGGGCATTGATCTCCCCGATGCGGTCGTTCTGCTCCTGCAGCTCCTCCATCAGCTCCCCGAGCGTCGCCATGACGGACTCCGTCTCGTCCATCGCGGCAGACAGCCGGCGCATGCCGTCCTCGCCGCCGGCGGCAAGCCCCGCCGTCTCCTCCGAGAGCACGGACAGCGAGGAGGTGCCGTCCGCCAGGCCGATGACCGCCCGCTCGACCGAATCCACCGACTCGGAGATGCGGTGCATGGCCGAGGACTGGTGCTCGGAGGCGGCGCTCATCTCGCCGAACGCCTCCGTCACCTCGCGGGAGATGCGTCCGGCGGCCAGCATGTCCTCCCGATAGGCCGAGCTGAAGCCGTCCAGCGTCAGCACCGTTTCCTTGAGCCGGTCGAGCAGCAGCGACGACTCGCGGCCGGCCGCGGCGGCCGCCTCCGCCTCGTCCGCGACCTGCTGCTGGAGCTTCTCGCTGAAGCGCATCGCGAACGCGAGGCTGACCGTCAGGAAGATCAGGTACAGGTACAGATAGGCGAGCGACTCGCCGGGGAACAGCCGATCCCGGAATTCCGGAGTCAGGAACAAGTACGTGCTGACGCCCATGCCCAGCAGCCCGGAGAACACGATCGGCTTGTAATTGGCGTACAGCGTCATGACCGCGACGTTCACGTAGACCATGAAGTACGTGCTGACGATCGGAGCCGGATCGCTGACGATCAGCAGCACGGTGATGAGCGTCAGGATGCATGGAACCAGATACATGATGAGCGAGGGGAGCACGCGCAGATAAGTCAGCGCCGTGGCCAGCCCGCAGGTGAGCGAGCCCGCCGCGACGAGCAGCCAGATCATCGAGCTCGGCAATCCGGCGGCCAAATCGGCCGCGACGCCAAGCGCCAGCAGGCTCCACAGCAATTTCACGAACAAGCGGTTGCGCTTGTCCAGCACAGCAAGCTTCCTTTCCATTCCAACCTTCCCTTTCCAAGGCCTGTCATCCTCGTCCGGGATGTCTCTCTCGTCCTCTCAGGCCAGCACGGCTTGCCTCACTTCGTGCGCATGCGCATAAGACAGCCATTCGTGCCGCTCCGGGTCGCGATAGATTTCTTCCACAGGAAAAAGAACCGGCACGACAAAATCGCCCTTATAGGGCTGCTTCGGTCCGACGATGGTCATCGGAACCTTGAACGTGATGCGGAGCGCCCGGCAAAATACCGGCTCCAGCAGAGCCGCGCACCACCTCGCTCCCCGCTGCTCCGACATGTAGACGATGCTGGAGAGCAGCGCTTGGATCTGCTTGCCGCGATAGTTCGGAAGAAGCGCGATCCGATCCGCCACGACCACCTTCTCCGGGTCTTCTGCGACCTCGCCGAGGCGGGAGAACGGAGCGATGCGTTCCAGCTCCTCCGCTTCGGACGCATAGGGCCTGATCTCGGCCGTGCCGCAATAGGCTCCGTCCGGAGCGACGATCAGCCGGCGGTCCAGGACCTCGTCGGGGAACTCGAATTCATAGCCTTTTTCCTTCCATACGGTCATCCAGATGTAATGGAACAAGGCCAGCTCCCTTTCTTTTTCAATCCGTTTGAACAACGCGTGAACCCCCTCAGGCAATAATGTACAACTCCTCCTTTCTTCCCTCGAATTCCCATTTTTCCTTCTGTAAATCGACAAAAAAATAAAAATTGCCTCCACCTATGACTTTTTCGGTCATAAATGAGGCAATTGTAAGGGATTCCGCTCATGTCGTTATTTCGCTATCGAGCCTTGTCTTCCAGCTCCGACCTTTTTCGCGCTTGCTCCCGTTCCTGCTGCAGCGCTTCCTTGAGATCGTCGCGCGTGCTCCGCTCCCAGAGATGCACGCCCGTCCGGTAGGCGGCGCGGGCGTTGAGATGCCCGGCGACCGGTCCGGTCAGAAAGACGAACACGATGCCGAGCAGCAGCTTGACGCTGACGACGTCATGGACGAACGCGTAGTACAGGAAGGCACCGGTCAGGATGAACAGGACGCCGAGCGTGGCGCTTTTGGTCGCCGCGTGGGAGCGCAGGTAGACGTCCGGCAGCCGGATCAGGCCGAAGGCGCTGAACAGGCTGAGCAAGGCTCCGAGCAGGACGATGACGGCCGATGCGATCGCAAGCGCATCATTCATCCTCCATCACCGCCCCTCTCTCGATATAGCGCGCGAAGGCGGTCGTGCCGATGAAGCTGACGATGCCGATGACGAGGATGATGTCGAAATAGACGGTCGTACCCTGCAGCATGCCGAATACGGCGATCATCGAGAGCAGCAGGATGCCGATCGTGTCGAGAGCGGCGATGCGGTCGGACACGGACGGGCCTTTGAGCAGCCGGTACATGCAGCCTGCGATCGAAAGGATGAGCAGGACGAGCGACGCTTGCAGCAGCATGTCGACCATCAGCGCGTCACCTCCATGATCGCCCGCTCGAACGTCGTGCGGATCTGCTGGCGCAATTGCTCCGCATCGCCGATGTCCATCGCATGGATGTACAGCGTCCGGTGGTCGTCCGCCACGTCGAGCGTCAGCGTGCCGGGGGTCAGGCAGATGAGGCAGGCGAGCAGCGTCATCTCCCCGTCGGTCTTGAGCTGCGTCTCCATCGCCACGATGCCGGGCCGGATCGTCAGCTTCGGCTTCATGATCTGATAGATGACGGTGAAGCTCGACAGGAACAGCTCGCGGATGAAGATGACGAGCAGGTACAGGACCGCCTTGACCTTGCGCAGGTAGAAATCGCGCTTGAGGAAGCGGTTGAGCAGCCCGATGAACAGCAGTCCGAGCGCGAAGCCCGCCGCGAAGCGGGGCAGGCTCAGATCGTCATAGAGGAACATCCACAGGAAAG encodes:
- a CDS encoding glycosyltransferase family 2 protein, with product MDAGWWITAGSLALGRLLTAEKRLIAAALGGAPARAHGRLHGRAGAAESFRRAGSSADKEPARSPRWSVIVPARDEAGNLRLLLPLLLRQTVHADIVVVDDGSEDGTAAVAAAHAGVRTVPAGDLPAGWRGKNWACSRGAAAAEGSRIVFLDADARPAPDFLEALSAVCSPGAVVTVQPWHRAASRREQLSAMLNAAVIAGSGRFAAWSRIGGSRPGSFGPCLACWRDDYEAVGGHEAVKGEILDHDRLAARFADCGRRSLALLGGDRLAFRMYAEGWGEMTAGWSKSIALGAGGTPAAALLLMIGWVSGLTGAAAAWTEQLLRAAAALVHGALPDLGSLAAAALLYALAALSARRAWRHAGSFGWPAALLYPLPLLYFFAVFAHSLYRSFFRRRVSWKGRDLDVG
- a CDS encoding phytoene desaturase family protein, producing the protein MSKSIIVVGGGLAGLSAAIRLSADGHKVTVLEKNERAGGKLNLRSGKGYRFDTGPSILTMPWTLEQLFRSAGRDLHDYVKLKRVEPQWRGLYEDGATLDLVGDLPQMLEAIGELSPEDRERFLGYLDYSRKQYDLSMKSFYSRSLSGLTDLRQQHTLKELLAMDPMKTVAQLTGQHLKHPHLRQIFHFFTMYVGSSPYAAPAVLTQLAYVQMGLGIYFVEGGMYEIARAELRLLEELGAEVRTGAEVADILEAGGRAVGVRLSGGEELRADAVVCNLEAIPAHRSLLRDVPGAERQAEKLAKYEPAVSGHVLLLGVNRSYEAFKHHNFFFSRDPEREFHDMFVDKIPTDDPTVYVGISSKTDPTQAPDGCENWFVLTHVPPLKEGESWEAHRARYRELVLDKLERMGAEGLRAHIEYEEQFIPDDLQALYGANGGSIYGVVTDRKLNGGFKIPSRSPLLGGLYFVGGSTHPGGGVPMVTLSGQLTADLIREDLSASEAI
- a CDS encoding methyl-accepting chemotaxis protein; this translates as MERKLAVLDKRNRLFVKLLWSLLALGVAADLAAGLPSSMIWLLVAAGSLTCGLATALTYLRVLPSLIMYLVPCILTLITVLLIVSDPAPIVSTYFMVYVNVAVMTLYANYKPIVFSGLLGMGVSTYLFLTPEFRDRLFPGESLAYLYLYLIFLTVSLAFAMRFSEKLQQQVADEAEAAAAAGRESSLLLDRLKETVLTLDGFSSAYREDMLAAGRISREVTEAFGEMSAASEHQSSAMHRISESVDSVERAVIGLADGTSSLSVLSEETAGLAAGGEDGMRRLSAAMDETESVMATLGELMEELQEQNDRIGEINARIGDIASQTRLLALNASIEAARAGEQGRGFSVVADAVGKLADSSGEAAGDIAAILGRIGERVHSIATAVSSGRGAVAVSSAHTAEVGASIVRILANCEQVRGHAATAVDASSRLKDDYGRIADETTAVVSATEQNQASMQEVDASMSDQHARISGIADGYEQLGRLVQELRQLVDSRSAARG
- the mnhG gene encoding monovalent cation/H(+) antiporter subunit G → MNDALAIASAVIVLLGALLSLFSAFGLIRLPDVYLRSHAATKSATLGVLFILTGAFLYYAFVHDVVSVKLLLGIVFVFLTGPVAGHLNARAAYRTGVHLWERSTRDDLKEALQQEREQARKRSELEDKAR
- a CDS encoding Na(+)/H(+) antiporter subunit F1, which translates into the protein MVDMLLQASLVLLILSIAGCMYRLLKGPSVSDRIAALDTIGILLLSMIAVFGMLQGTTVYFDIILVIGIVSFIGTTAFARYIERGAVMEDE
- a CDS encoding Na+/H+ antiporter subunit E, which produces MASQFLINLLIAFLWMFLYDDLSLPRFAAGFALGLLFIGLLNRFLKRDFYLRKVKAVLYLLVIFIRELFLSSFTVIYQIMKPKLTIRPGIVAMETQLKTDGEMTLLACLICLTPGTLTLDVADDHRTLYIHAMDIGDAEQLRQQIRTTFERAIMEVTR